From the Nodularia sp. NIES-3585 genome, one window contains:
- the plsX gene encoding phosphate acyltransferase PlsX, producing MGSTGVRIAIDAMGGDHAPGEIVTGALRASEELGVKVLLVGDPQQIAAALPPKTNLERVEIVPAEEAIAMDEEPLNAVRRKRKASINVAMNLVKQQQADAVFSAGHSGAAMAAALLRLGRLPGIDRPAIGTVFPTIKAGKPVLILDVGANVDCRPKFLEQFAVMGSTYSQYVLGVHKPDVGLLNIGEEDTKGNEVALRAHQLLRENSQINFIGNAEGRDVLSGNFDVIVCDGFVGNVLLKFAEAVGEVILQILREELPQGLQGQIGTAILKPNLKRVKQRMDHAEHGGALLLGVAGVCFIGHGSSQAPSIFNAIRMAKEAVDNQVLQRLQSQYEILQQETS from the coding sequence ATGGGATCGACTGGCGTACGGATAGCAATTGACGCAATGGGAGGGGATCATGCACCCGGTGAAATCGTTACTGGCGCACTGCGCGCCAGTGAAGAATTGGGTGTCAAAGTATTATTAGTTGGTGATCCCCAACAAATTGCAGCTGCCTTGCCCCCAAAAACAAATTTGGAGCGGGTAGAGATCGTTCCTGCTGAGGAAGCGATCGCAATGGATGAGGAGCCTTTGAATGCAGTTAGACGCAAACGCAAGGCTTCTATTAATGTGGCGATGAATTTAGTCAAGCAGCAACAGGCAGATGCAGTGTTTTCTGCGGGACACTCTGGGGCAGCTATGGCAGCAGCTTTGCTCCGCCTCGGACGATTACCAGGAATTGACCGCCCCGCCATTGGCACGGTTTTTCCCACAATCAAAGCTGGTAAACCAGTACTGATACTTGATGTTGGTGCCAATGTAGACTGCCGCCCTAAGTTTTTAGAGCAGTTTGCTGTCATGGGGTCAACTTATAGCCAGTATGTATTGGGTGTTCACAAGCCTGATGTAGGTTTGTTGAATATTGGTGAAGAAGACACGAAGGGTAATGAAGTAGCACTGCGCGCCCACCAATTACTCAGGGAAAATTCCCAAATTAATTTTATTGGTAATGCTGAAGGGCGTGATGTCCTTTCTGGTAACTTTGATGTGATTGTCTGCGATGGCTTTGTGGGCAATGTGTTATTGAAATTTGCCGAAGCTGTGGGTGAAGTGATTCTGCAAATCTTGCGAGAAGAATTACCCCAAGGATTGCAAGGTCAAATTGGTACAGCAATTTTAAAACCAAATTTGAAGCGAGTCAAACAACGCATGGATCACGCAGAACATGGTGGTGCATTGCTTTTAGGCGTTGCCGGAGTCTGTTTTATTGGCCACGGTAGCTCTCAAGCTCCTTCTATTTTTAATGCCATTCGTATGGCAAAAGAAGCTGTAGATAATCAGGTGCTGCAAAGACTTCAGTCCCAATATGAAATCCTACAGCAGGAAACTAGTTAG
- a CDS encoding beta-ketoacyl-ACP synthase 3, which produces MEKLGIAITGSGSAVPKTSITNQVMSELVETSDEWIASRTGIRQRRLALPSESLSMLATAASSQAIASAGIKATDLDLILLATSTPDDLFGTACHIQAELGATNAVAFDLTAACSGFVFGLVTAAQYIKTGVYQNVLLIGADILSRWVDWQDRRTCVLFGDGAGAVVLQANQSDRLLGFSLKSDGTQNHYLNLAYAPSAQELLPDVNVTKGTYQPITMNGKEVYRFAVQKVPEIIDKALFQAHLTVDQIDWLVLHQANQRIIDSVAQRLNIPENKVISNLANYGNTSAASIPLALDEAVRQGKIKQNDIIATSGFGAGLTWGAAIFQWGR; this is translated from the coding sequence GTGGAAAAGTTAGGCATAGCAATTACAGGAAGCGGCTCGGCAGTACCAAAAACTTCTATTACTAACCAGGTGATGAGTGAACTGGTGGAAACTTCAGATGAGTGGATTGCTAGCAGAACCGGAATTCGTCAACGGCGTTTAGCACTACCATCTGAGTCTTTGAGTATGCTGGCTACTGCTGCTAGTAGTCAAGCGATCGCATCTGCCGGAATTAAAGCCACAGACCTGGACTTGATTTTGCTGGCAACATCCACCCCTGATGACTTATTTGGCACGGCTTGTCACATCCAAGCTGAATTAGGAGCAACAAACGCAGTAGCCTTTGATTTGACAGCTGCTTGCTCTGGCTTCGTCTTTGGGCTAGTCACAGCTGCCCAATATATCAAAACAGGTGTCTACCAAAATGTACTGTTAATTGGGGCAGATATCCTCTCTCGCTGGGTAGATTGGCAAGACCGACGGACTTGTGTACTCTTCGGCGATGGTGCTGGGGCGGTAGTATTGCAAGCGAATCAAAGCGATCGCCTATTAGGATTTTCCTTAAAAAGCGATGGTACGCAAAACCACTACCTCAATCTTGCTTATGCTCCTTCTGCCCAAGAATTACTCCCAGATGTAAATGTCACTAAAGGCACTTATCAACCCATAACTATGAACGGCAAAGAAGTCTACCGCTTTGCTGTCCAAAAAGTACCAGAAATTATTGATAAAGCTTTATTTCAAGCTCATCTCACTGTTGACCAAATAGATTGGCTGGTATTACATCAAGCAAATCAGCGGATTATTGATTCGGTTGCTCAACGCCTAAATATTCCAGAAAACAAAGTAATTAGCAATCTCGCCAACTACGGCAATACCTCCGCCGCTTCTATTCCCCTAGCCCTAGATGAAGCCGTGCGGCAAGGAAAAATCAAACAGAATGACATCATTGCTACATCTGGCTTTGGTGCTGGACTCACTTGGGGCGCAGCCATCTTTCAATGGGGAAGATAA
- the fabD gene encoding ACP S-malonyltransferase: MTKTAWVFPGQGSQALGMGIDLLDIPSAKDKFAQAEAILGWSVTDLCQNEKEKLSQTLYTQPSLYVVESILADILRERGHKPDVVAGHSLGEYIALYIAGVFEWSAGLHLVKRRAELMDSTDGGMMAALMNFDPELLEIALAQTPDAVLANDNSPGQVVISGTPEAVRQVMSQVKAKRAIPLRTSGAFHSPFMAAASAEFQDILESVEFQPVVIPVMSNVDPSPSTDTKIIKQRLSQQMTGSVRWREISLQLPTQGIEEVVEIGPGNVLTNLIKRTTPNLILKNVRNAAELPV, encoded by the coding sequence ATGACTAAAACTGCATGGGTGTTTCCCGGACAAGGTTCTCAAGCACTGGGAATGGGAATTGATTTATTAGATATACCAAGCGCTAAAGATAAATTTGCCCAAGCTGAAGCGATTTTGGGCTGGTCTGTCACGGACTTATGTCAAAACGAAAAAGAAAAGTTATCACAGACACTCTACACACAACCAAGTCTTTATGTGGTAGAAAGCATCCTGGCTGATATTCTCCGGGAACGGGGACACAAACCAGATGTAGTTGCTGGTCATAGTTTGGGTGAATACATAGCCCTTTACATTGCAGGTGTGTTTGAGTGGTCGGCTGGGTTACACTTAGTAAAGCGTCGTGCTGAACTCATGGATAGTACAGACGGTGGCATGATGGCGGCTTTAATGAACTTTGACCCTGAACTGTTAGAAATAGCTCTGGCTCAGACACCAGATGCCGTTTTGGCAAATGATAACAGTCCCGGTCAGGTGGTCATCTCTGGTACTCCAGAAGCTGTAAGACAAGTTATGTCTCAAGTCAAAGCCAAACGTGCTATACCCTTGAGAACCTCTGGAGCATTTCATTCACCTTTTATGGCAGCTGCGTCTGCGGAATTCCAAGATATTCTCGAATCAGTGGAATTTCAGCCAGTTGTTATACCAGTCATGTCTAATGTAGATCCATCTCCATCTACTGATACCAAAATTATAAAGCAGCGCCTCAGCCAACAAATGACGGGTTCTGTCCGGTGGCGAGAAATTTCTCTGCAATTACCAACACAAGGTATTGAGGAAGTTGTGGAAATTGGCCCTGGTAATGTCCTAACTAATTTGATTAAACGCACCACTCCTAATTTAATTTTGAAAAATGTTCGTAATGCTGCCGAATTACCAGTTTAG
- a CDS encoding DUF433 domain-containing protein, with protein sequence MTSVSNGQPSIIRTERGLMIAGTRITLYDVMDYLKAEYPSKLICEKLGLNHEQVNLALAYIKAHSAEMEAEYQDFLQNGEEIRQYWQEKNRERFATIAAMPNKVGQEALRAKLQSWKERIASLS encoded by the coding sequence ATGACAAGCGTATCCAATGGGCAACCAAGTATTATTCGTACAGAACGGGGACTAATGATTGCCGGAACACGTATTACTTTGTACGATGTGATGGACTATCTCAAAGCCGAATATCCATCTAAGTTGATTTGTGAAAAGCTGGGACTAAATCATGAACAGGTGAACTTGGCTTTAGCCTACATAAAAGCTCATAGTGCGGAAATGGAAGCCGAGTATCAAGATTTTCTCCAAAATGGAGAGGAAATTCGACAGTATTGGCAAGAGAAAAACCGCGAAAGATTTGCGACAATTGCAGCTATGCCGAATAAAGTCGGTCAGGAAGCTTTACGCGCAAAACTCCAATCTTGGAAAGAGCGCATTGCATCCCTATCATGA
- a CDS encoding DUF5615 family PIN-like protein: MNFLIDYNLTGDAVLFWGTLAAEGWIELLSISFFTFKQVGLPTDSSDRVVWQFAQANHMILITANRNMKGTDSLEQMIRENNTANSLPILTIGNPDRLDERGYREKCAVRLVDVLLDIENYMGAGRIFIP, translated from the coding sequence ATGAATTTTCTGATTGACTACAACTTAACAGGAGATGCTGTTTTATTCTGGGGAACACTTGCGGCTGAAGGTTGGATTGAACTTTTATCAATTAGCTTTTTCACATTTAAACAAGTTGGATTACCAACAGATAGTAGTGACAGAGTTGTGTGGCAATTTGCTCAAGCAAACCACATGATTCTGATTACAGCTAATCGAAATATGAAAGGAACTGATTCATTAGAGCAGATGATTCGTGAGAATAATACAGCTAATTCTCTCCCAATTCTTACTATTGGAAATCCTGACCGATTAGATGAGCGTGGTTATCGGGAAAAATGCGCTGTTCGTCTAGTCGATGTTTTATTAGATATTGAAAACTATATGGGAGCAGGTAGAATCTTTATTCCTTGA
- a CDS encoding 1-acyl-sn-glycerol-3-phosphate acyltransferase, whose translation MTREREPLISLALYHAFKWSIVSPMLHAYFRGRIYGVENVPQSGKLVVVSNHASYFDPPIVSNCVRRPVAYMAKEELFEIPVLAQAIKLYGAYPVSRGSGDRNSIRAALEYLENGWAVGVFLEGTRTPDGRITDPKRGAALLAAKAKAPFLPVSLWGSDKILQKGSAIPRAVPLTIRIGKLIAAPSSTNKAELQAVTHQCATAINELHDLGR comes from the coding sequence GTGACCAGAGAACGCGAACCTTTGATCAGTCTGGCACTGTACCACGCTTTTAAGTGGTCGATTGTCAGCCCTATGCTTCATGCTTACTTTCGAGGGCGAATTTATGGGGTGGAAAATGTACCCCAATCAGGGAAGCTAGTGGTAGTGAGTAATCATGCTAGTTACTTTGATCCGCCGATTGTCTCTAATTGTGTACGTCGTCCAGTGGCGTATATGGCTAAGGAGGAGTTATTTGAAATCCCAGTTTTGGCACAAGCAATTAAATTGTATGGTGCTTACCCGGTAAGTAGGGGTAGTGGCGATCGCAATTCTATTCGCGCCGCCCTGGAGTATCTGGAAAATGGCTGGGCTGTAGGTGTTTTCTTAGAAGGTACTCGCACTCCAGATGGTAGAATTACAGATCCCAAAAGAGGGGCTGCACTATTGGCGGCGAAGGCTAAAGCACCATTCTTACCCGTGAGTTTATGGGGTTCTGACAAAATATTACAGAAAGGTTCGGCTATCCCTCGTGCAGTTCCCTTAACTATTCGGATTGGTAAATTAATTGCTGCGCCCAGTTCTACTAATAAAGCAGAATTACAAGCTGTGACACATCAGTGTGCGACAGCAATTAATGAGTTGCATGATTTAGGACGCTAA
- a CDS encoding DUF2288 domain-containing protein, giving the protein MSDLRTELTANLDEAEWDWLIPHVQRDAVIVVAEDLDLLDVGVAIASDQISSVQQWIDQQLMAKPSETQMGNWNSDRTKRFQTLIIQPYVLVQEMAA; this is encoded by the coding sequence ATGTCGGATTTAAGAACAGAACTAACAGCAAATCTGGATGAAGCTGAGTGGGATTGGCTAATTCCTCATGTACAAAGGGATGCGGTGATTGTAGTTGCAGAGGATTTAGACTTACTCGATGTGGGAGTGGCGATCGCCAGTGATCAAATTTCATCGGTGCAACAGTGGATTGATCAGCAATTGATGGCTAAACCTTCAGAGACACAAATGGGAAATTGGAATAGCGATCGCACCAAACGATTTCAGACTCTGATTATTCAGCCTTATGTTCTAGTGCAAGAAATGGCTGCATAG
- a CDS encoding YdcF family protein, whose product MVFALPLLMWLGYQESKIETLPPQAVLVLGGSTSRLEREKFTANFVREHPSLPIWISGGSPPRSTENVFASAGVDPKRLHLDYQAVDTVTNFTTLVDELQAQGIKSVYLVTSEFHMRRARVVGEIVLGSRGIQLKPVPVPSDNMRESVDKSIRDGARALLWVTTGYTGAEHNPKR is encoded by the coding sequence ATAGTTTTCGCCCTACCGCTATTGATGTGGTTGGGATACCAAGAATCGAAAATTGAAACTTTGCCTCCCCAAGCAGTATTAGTCTTGGGTGGTTCTACGTCACGTTTAGAAAGAGAAAAGTTTACAGCCAATTTTGTTCGCGAGCATCCAAGTTTACCAATTTGGATTTCTGGGGGGAGTCCACCTAGATCGACTGAGAATGTGTTTGCCAGTGCTGGAGTTGATCCCAAACGATTACACCTGGATTATCAAGCTGTAGATACTGTTACCAATTTTACTACATTAGTAGATGAGTTGCAAGCTCAAGGGATTAAGAGTGTTTATTTAGTTACTTCGGAGTTCCATATGCGCCGCGCCCGTGTCGTTGGCGAGATTGTTTTGGGGAGTCGAGGTATTCAATTAAAACCTGTGCCAGTACCTTCAGACAATATGCGTGAATCCGTGGATAAATCTATTCGTGATGGCGCTAGAGCCTTACTTTGGGTGACTACTGGTTACACGGGTGCAGAACATAACCCAAAGCGGTGA
- a CDS encoding tocopherol cyclase family protein codes for MLTIPINLLQSTQTPHSGYHWDGTHRRFFEGWYYRVTLPDCGQTFAFMYSIEDPIGGKPHSGGAAQVLGANDEYICRTFPDVQKFWGSRDVLGLGHWGKTDLSTPPLYLPPSEFELHIKEGYQATATLNQGEIHDPATGNYCRWLYEIQPIYYWGNQNSIQQSTAGWMSSLQIFEPGWQILMAHGVASGSIDWNGKIYEFSNAPAYAEKNWGGAFPQKWFWLNCNSFDGEPDLALTAGGGKRGVLWWMESVAMIGLHYQGKFYEFVPWNAKVKWDIQPWGRWQMRARNLDYEIELTGTTHLPGTPLRAPTADGLLFCCRDTMQGKLDLELRKLSGAKAQIILKAQSSVCGLEIGGGSWDNSWQSS; via the coding sequence ATGTTAACTATTCCCATAAATCTTCTTCAGTCAACCCAAACGCCCCATAGTGGATATCATTGGGATGGTACTCATCGTCGCTTCTTTGAAGGCTGGTATTATCGCGTAACTTTGCCCGATTGTGGTCAAACCTTCGCCTTCATGTACTCCATTGAAGACCCCATTGGTGGTAAACCCCATAGCGGTGGTGCAGCCCAAGTCCTGGGGGCGAATGATGAATATATATGCCGTACCTTTCCTGATGTCCAAAAATTTTGGGGTAGCCGAGATGTTCTCGGATTAGGTCATTGGGGCAAAACCGACCTCAGCACCCCACCTTTGTACCTCCCCCCGTCCGAGTTTGAATTACACATTAAAGAAGGTTATCAAGCTACAGCTACCTTAAATCAGGGAGAAATTCACGATCCCGCCACTGGTAATTATTGCCGTTGGCTCTACGAAATTCAGCCGATATACTACTGGGGAAATCAAAATAGTATTCAGCAATCAACGGCCGGTTGGATGTCATCTCTACAGATTTTTGAACCTGGATGGCAAATTTTAATGGCTCACGGCGTAGCCAGTGGTTCAATTGATTGGAATGGCAAAATCTATGAATTTAGCAACGCGCCAGCTTACGCAGAAAAGAATTGGGGCGGTGCTTTTCCGCAAAAATGGTTTTGGTTAAACTGTAATAGCTTTGATGGCGAACCAGATTTGGCTTTAACGGCTGGCGGTGGTAAGCGCGGTGTGTTGTGGTGGATGGAATCTGTGGCGATGATTGGCTTGCACTATCAAGGTAAGTTTTATGAATTCGTTCCCTGGAATGCAAAAGTAAAATGGGATATTCAGCCCTGGGGTAGATGGCAAATGCGAGCCAGAAACTTAGATTATGAAATTGAATTGACCGGAACCACGCATTTACCTGGTACACCCTTGCGTGCGCCCACAGCAGATGGTTTATTATTCTGTTGTCGGGATACCATGCAAGGAAAACTAGATTTGGAGTTACGAAAATTAAGTGGCGCAAAAGCTCAAATAATCCTGAAAGCACAAAGTTCTGTTTGTGGTTTAGAAATAGGCGGCGGTTCTTGGGATAATTCTTGGCAGTCTAGCTAA
- a CDS encoding J domain-containing protein, whose amino-acid sequence MSDRLDINHAYEILGLTPGASQGQVKQAYRKLVKIWHPDRFSDSQQKQEAEEKIKDINVAYNQLKSQQLNTESAPSTKPTNRSTNQVNISVQRWDAQSFYNCGVENANKGKYEEAIADFTKAIRLNPRYVEAYKYRGFVCSQLGFEHRAASDLNKAASLELDGSNQNIYSKSGYSRSYRPVFKRKSLFSKWCQKIKRLLRRNRRSR is encoded by the coding sequence ATGAGCGATCGCCTTGATATCAATCATGCTTATGAAATTTTAGGACTGACACCGGGTGCATCACAAGGACAAGTGAAGCAAGCTTACCGTAAGTTGGTGAAAATTTGGCATCCTGATCGCTTTTCTGACTCCCAGCAAAAACAGGAAGCAGAGGAAAAAATTAAGGATATCAATGTAGCTTACAACCAACTCAAGTCTCAACAGCTAAATACTGAAAGTGCGCCCTCTACTAAGCCTACAAATAGGTCAACCAATCAGGTAAACATATCTGTCCAGCGTTGGGATGCACAAAGTTTTTATAATTGCGGCGTGGAGAATGCTAACAAAGGAAAATATGAGGAGGCGATCGCCGATTTTACCAAAGCCATTCGCCTCAATCCTCGCTATGTTGAAGCATACAAATATCGGGGCTTCGTTTGTTCTCAATTGGGGTTTGAACACAGAGCTGCTTCAGATTTAAATAAAGCTGCATCCTTAGAACTGGATGGGAGCAATCAAAACATTTATTCTAAGTCGGGATATTCAAGGTCATATCGTCCTGTATTCAAGCGTAAATCTCTGTTCTCTAAATGGTGTCAGAAAATCAAAAGACTACTGAGGAGGAATAGGCGATCGCGATAA
- a CDS encoding SDR family oxidoreductase, producing MSKTVLITGASSGIGEATAKYFLQQGWNVAATMRSPRKIDNWAKGKNIIYPLLDVTQPKTIASAIRETLEHFGHIEVLVNNAGYALLGPIQGVTPEQLEHQFQTNFFGLVSTIQTVLPVFRQQGRGTIINVSSIGGRLAFPMTSSYHATKWAVEGLSESIRYELRPFGIRVKIIEPGGIKTNFLNQGTKWAKHPDYTEMINRMNQFTEKMNDFLAAPEGVAKTIYRAATDRNQRLRYSPYGEAFFFLHAILPDTLWRSLVGNMMLGKTK from the coding sequence ATGAGTAAAACTGTGTTGATTACAGGTGCTTCTAGTGGGATTGGTGAAGCAACAGCCAAGTATTTTCTACAGCAAGGCTGGAACGTTGCAGCAACAATGCGTTCACCCAGGAAGATTGATAATTGGGCAAAGGGAAAGAACATAATATATCCCCTTCTTGATGTCACTCAGCCTAAGACAATTGCTTCTGCAATCCGCGAAACTTTAGAACATTTTGGACATATTGAAGTTTTGGTGAATAATGCAGGGTATGCACTACTAGGGCCAATCCAAGGGGTTACACCTGAGCAATTAGAGCATCAATTTCAAACTAATTTTTTTGGGCTTGTATCCACTATACAAACTGTCCTTCCCGTTTTTCGTCAACAGGGTAGAGGCACAATTATTAACGTGTCTTCTATTGGCGGTCGTCTCGCTTTCCCGATGACATCTTCTTACCATGCGACAAAATGGGCTGTAGAGGGACTTTCTGAGTCTATACGTTATGAATTACGTCCCTTTGGCATTCGGGTGAAAATTATTGAACCAGGTGGTATCAAGACAAATTTTCTGAATCAAGGGACAAAATGGGCAAAGCATCCTGATTATACAGAAATGATAAATCGTATGAACCAGTTCACCGAAAAGATGAATGACTTTTTAGCAGCACCAGAAGGGGTTGCGAAAACAATTTATCGCGCAGCAACCGACCGAAACCAAAGACTAAGGTATTCCCCTTACGGTGAGGCTTTTTTCTTTTTACACGCGATACTTCCGGATACATTATGGCGCTCTTTAGTCGGAAATATGATGCTGGGGAAAACGAAATAA
- a CDS encoding MerR family transcriptional regulator, translated as MLIGELSKKTNLSKDTIRFYEKMGLITAGGQQAGSRIYKQYDATTVERLFLINKAKGLGFTLKEIKQLIDQWENDAIPPGEQIRIIECKLEEVAKKIQNLSEIKSYLAAKLRRLKQEADAVG; from the coding sequence ATGTTGATTGGTGAACTGTCCAAGAAAACGAATTTATCGAAAGACACTATCCGCTTTTACGAAAAAATGGGGTTAATCACGGCAGGTGGTCAGCAAGCTGGAAGCAGAATTTACAAACAATACGACGCAACAACGGTAGAACGTCTGTTTTTGATCAACAAGGCAAAAGGACTGGGATTTACTCTCAAAGAGATCAAACAGCTAATTGATCAATGGGAAAATGATGCAATTCCCCCAGGCGAACAAATCAGAATCATTGAGTGCAAACTTGAAGAAGTTGCCAAAAAGATCCAAAATCTGAGTGAAATTAAATCTTACTTAGCTGCCAAATTAAGGAGGTTGAAACAAGAAGCAGATGCGGTTGGCTAA